One genomic region from Podarcis raffonei isolate rPodRaf1 chromosome Z, rPodRaf1.pri, whole genome shotgun sequence encodes:
- the LOC128406464 gene encoding rho-related GTP-binding protein RhoG-like, producing MCARRAVPKRRAGSARVRRIEAGLRRRCGGGFPQPDTASLRPAAVAADGRERARESRGDPKDSSLQIRRMQTIKCVVVGDGAVGKTCLLISYTTNAFPEEYIPTVFDNYSAQMTVDGRMVSLNLWDTAGQEEYDRLRTLSYPQTNVFVICFSIGSPSSYANVRHKWHPEVSHHCPNVPILLVGTKKDLRSNTETVKKLKEQSLGPTTPQQGTSLAKQIGAVKYLECSALNQEGVREVFAEAVRAVLYPVTKKNSKKCLLL from the exons atgtgtgcccgGCGGGCCGTTCCGAAAAGGAGGGCGGGCAGCGCGCGCGTGCGCAGAATCGAGGCCGGGCTGCGGCGGAGGTGTGGGGGCGGTTTCCCTCAGCCGGATACAGCTTCTCTTCGGCCGGCGGCGGTTGCAGCTGACgggagagagcgagcgagagagagcaGGGGGGACCCCAAG GACTCTTCCCTTCAGATCAGAAGAATGCAAACGATAAAGTGTGTGGTTGTTGGCGATGGAGCTGTGGGGAAGACCTGCTTGCTCATCAGCTACACTACCAATGCATTCCCTGAGGAATACATTCCCACGGTGTTCGACAACTACAGCGCTCAGATGACTGTTGATGGCAGGATGGTTAGTCTGAATCTCTGGGACACGGCAGGCCAGGAGGAATATGACCGCCTGCGCACCCTCTCCTATCCTCAGACCAATGTCTTCGTCATCTGCTTCTCCATTGGGAGCCCCTCATCGTACGCAAATGTGAGGCACAAATGGCACCCTGAGGTGTCTCACCACTGCCCAAATGTGCCGATTCTTCTTGTTGGCACTAAGAAGGACTTGAGAAGTAACACGGAGACGGTGAAGAAGCTGAAGGAGCAGAGCCTGGGCCCCACCACCCCCCAGCAGGGGACGTCGCTGGCCAAGCAGATTGGAGCCGTCAAATATTTGGAATGTTCAGCGCTGAACCAGGAGGGGGTGAGAGAAGTCTTTGCTGAAGCTGTGCGTGCCGTTTTATACCCTGTGACAAAGAAGAACTCCAAGAAGTGCCTTCTGTTGTAG